From one Esox lucius isolate fEsoLuc1 chromosome 11, fEsoLuc1.pri, whole genome shotgun sequence genomic stretch:
- the tcf20 gene encoding transcription factor 20 isoform X2: MQNFPNSPAAPALPPGFTGRGRGGSSYPPQPTDPQISPRMTDDYTVMQQQTPPNPQSHSQLLVPRGHHHPSQAAHLLAFGARNRAGEPPQGNIHSGSSSNPYRKETMDYYFAMGGKDRHRRGGMAYGAGLGYSNMDGHIPHQYRHAGTGSGTSSGIMSPYPLDYGSTAGSGGSSSGSNGTGAGAFSPSHQYNMGQNPAMQPASVSQHRQHGQNYPAHQGLHHGQQHRTYPLSGHRMPPQFSHYSPQGSTPTSSSGLYNSPPQRYHDGASIGGVFEPKVNISPNMNFNSNSLSSSTATNNVGSLENVPQSYHSSSYPSYPPQTHSLHKQAALQHRNSQHNLGIGYDNSLKMQHHAPPPGSVFSKHHQSSNPGIPDQASQEVVKSPMHSQHQQGQNNPNFSPISNPSPAASAVPSPSCCSSPSPLMSVSEGNGNTLCPTSHGPSHPAPPNPRSGHDHSRLLQTMPQLSPTPNSNSSISSSGSSGSNKAARLKTIAGVSNRSREGVGTGKGSHEERSTTSIYPSSPLDKLIQDPGLNSLNALTSQVANLPNTVQHMLLTDTLMSHRRGKDGQNQMQQALQAMTSTQPRSRSVSAASSTSTVREGSGIGGGEGAGSEAGVDEDSFLVSGRVTTGAKEEQDEQFSKGEQLRMRQISGASSGSEPAGYYPPPTQSQMPMGSSHNQSQVGQSDHGTQGKMVFKESSAKPSLNPLTVSDTKTTKTTETRTPPSSPSAPQSAEPGPNIHSHTPVSSTPTGLIPSSDPQFHSKCVSEDSATDVKTKNGLRKTREMKGEGIKDESDGAIEKKGRGIDGDAGRAHTQEEHLQQDGQDKENTMDPSSSCQNKNGDMKDRKRCKIKDIDNSNQNFEEQQNAAGVAVIVSNRSELSNPEKAMHRDNCIEEKHPQSFLRESSSQNGEEGMDLSVYSSQHEVPQKPNFGKSVPQNYPSSGPQKHGFQESTHSVAMGLKNRGKPSQGSVMVSNLRYQAFHQPQPTYSPENTKDVGGTVVERSVRRGEGSGTRGQNDNSQLQQPFPSLLQEVLQGYHLDRRYGRSEQALTAHLQAQNMTPHHYQNRHPYGMADSMRTQTRVGEVTSHPSQMTSPGKPLQPNQHQGSVPDFVPDPPNSSVRSEVVRTKGSHSGPAEKNKVVTPQRQSTHMPQSAESLSGTPPKHINLADYSLPHRKPPSTQSSSSAVQELLLQETEPLVGGAGTIAQTESQMLSASHIPSSKERRSVIWDVSPNRHSTPERERESERERQKNQISASVIQQPSTIDLGNSKEMRDKREVGMEVAFKETAEVVHHSGLAVKETGVEHHNKALHPSVVMNSDPYRRGKIDLTTTLPSRHLQQSSHYTCPANPLSPPSRRQSYPHGVDLSTGHASGFLGYRFGDAREGNMMPRNPHFPSPHPYNSTQTQLQNQQSTNKLQMYPHPHAPHDTHDLDDRCDWPGTINRPAKDMMQSSTSPGRHKLSQSEQRQRMQPPTDILHNRQTLAKQQVPQLSTYYDLKMWESTHSGRENVGILDGDPYQRTRQPLHTAPQLVPTTAPVSNMLESATSRGVAEDIVKSLHPKSTVHSIKTAGVGANVNSMMPQSHRPTKSGASGDTNPLMLRRRVRSFISPIPAKRQHQDVFQQRSTPSSYHSPLAHSESSLQNEEDSSSSDTTTLGSPNTPCLTPGQSTYSQSSSPVQCRKSLPPRKGRGLKLEAIVQKITPNVKKSSHAESNDFDGFSHTETSQFTDTQDEEECLPYLDESHTLSDIMPYRGVEETGPLPPTPFPCDPHQTLHVLKRGTAGAVTRPMQPDFDFGLGASASSTGDRDKEIPTDFTLLGPLPPPPPLPCPVQGSPPPSSSALSDIQHFTNTYQQLETRRGEQSAANLLRQKLQEAGMGYDDYSSSDYYGTTPPHHSQAQGHLLRQPHQTSPRVSLSMTGCPQDSKTSDSSVPKGYFPSGKKKGRPVGSVNKQKRSQAVQPQNANPSVLPGPPTQSSTTVTPQVAPSPTTPTSVPSIILQTEQKSTPPEIPPVLTQVVKLDVESEDTQPETELKSVSQKQMGVKDESEGVGSRGRQRRRRRGVAAAAAIDDLEAATRAGGNLSNTRVFPDNSKCSFAPYIHVERKVAEIGAVCTIVNGEEEKMKGERCAVGGKPGSSGIEAPLGSLLSQLPRREREIEIGKEKRDLEEVDSALQTGKAIPSSEYVLPGPVITESSHSGRLLCCLCQKWANYKNLGDLYGPYYPPEYAARLPKNQPQIRQSLVTTGASKNVPNLDTISNVLTTQEPQPQDEPTIKSSTYSDCMFSQVTNAASLTTAVDTASPAGGDEMLYLADKLASTTASKTAILNWDMPPQLKPMTELTKQPESHSKPTYSQQDQPCQQKQPEDTQQRPQHRKLTSHPRFKRRHKSSEDSPRMVPSNSKASLPFQPPPPTLDSLGPLAQLAQLPKMPMDPEELWLHEACMVWASGVYLVNGRLYGLQEALDGARDTVCSYCEMVGSTLGCYSKGCTLRYHYPCAMDADCSLNEDNFSLRCPKHKFPQSSRPAKSVYLEQSERG; the protein is encoded by the exons ATGCAGAATTTCCCCAACAGTCCAGCAGCTCCAGCTCTTCCTCCTGGATTTACTGGTAGAGGTAGGGGTGGCTCCTCTTACCCACCTCAGCCGACAGACCCCCAGATATCCCCCAGGATGACAGATGACTACACTGTGATGCAACAGCAAACACCCCCAAACCCTCAAAGTCACAGTCAACTCCTAGTCCCTCGTGGGCACCACCACCCTAGTCAGGCAGCGCATTTGCTTGCTTTTGGTGCAAGGAACAGAGCCGGGGAACCACCACAGGGTAATATACACAGTGGCAGTAGTAGCAACCCTTACCGAAAGGAAACAATGGATTATTATTTTGCAATGGGTGGAAAGGACAGACATAGAAGAGGAGGTATGGCATATGGGGCAGGTTTGGGCTACTCAAATATGGATGGACATATACCTCACCAGTACAGACATGCTGGAACTGGTTCAGGAACGTCCTCTGGTATCATGTCTCCCTATCCCTTGGATTATGGTTCTACGGCTGGCTCAGGTGGTAGTAGCAGTGGCAGCAATGGTACTGGTGCTGGAGCATTTTCCCCCTCTCATCAGTACAACATGGGTCAAAATCCTGCAATGCAGCCAGCATCGGTGTCTCAGCACCGCCAACATGGACAGAATTACCCTGCTCATCAAGGACTGCACCATGGACAGCAGCATCGGACATATCCCCTCTCTGGACACAGAATGCCTCCACAGTTCTCCCACTACTCGCCACAGGGTAGTACACCTACAAGCTCGTCAGGATTGTACAACTCCCCACCACAGAGATATCACGATGGGGCCAGCATTGGTGGTGTATTTGAGCCTAAAGTCAACATTTCTCCTAATATGAACTTTAATTCAAACTCACTTTCAAGTTCTACGGCAACAAACAACGTTGGATCATTGGAGAATGTTCCACAGAGTTATCATTCTTCAAGttatccctcatatcccccacaAACTCATTCACTCCACAAACAAGCCGCCCTTCAGCACCGCAATTCTCAGCACAATTTAGGAATAGGTTACGACAACTCTCTCAAAATGCAGCATCACGCGCCTCCACCGGGTTCTGTATTTTCTAAACATCACCAGTCCTCTAATCCCGGAATTCCTGATCAAGCATCTCAAGAAGTAGTCAAGTCCCCAATGCACTCTCAACACCAACAGGGTCAAAACAATCCAAACTTCAGCCCTATATCTAACCCCTCTCCGGCTGCCTCTGCAGTGCCGTCTCCCAGCTGTTGCTCCTCACCTTCCCCCTTGATGAGTGTCTCGGAGGGAAATGGAAACACACTATGTCCGACATCACATGGTCCGTCGCATCCTGCTCCCCCAAACCCTCGTAGCGGCCACGACCATAGTCGGTTATTGCAGACTATGCCTCAGTTAAGTCCCACACCAAACTCTAACAGCAGCATCAGTAGTTCTGGGAGCAGTGGCAGTAACAAAGCTGCTCGTCTGAAAACAATTGCCGGAGTCTCAAATCGAAGCAGAGAGGGTGTAGGTACAGGGAAAGGATCACATGAAGAAAGGTCAACCACatctatctatccatcttcTCCTCTTGACAAACTAATTCAGGACCCTGGCCTAAACAGTCTAAATGCGTTAACATCACAGGTAGCAAATTTACCCAACACCGTGCAGCATATGCttctcacagacacactaatGTCACATAGGAGGGGAAAAGATGGACAAAATCAGATGCAGCAGGCACTACAAGCCATGACTTCGACTCAACCAAGGAGCCGAAGTGTCAGTGCTGCCTCAAGCACTAGCACAGTCAGGGAAGGAAGTGGAATCGGTGGTGGTGAAGGTGCAGGCTCTGAGGCTGGAGTTGATGAAGATTCCTTTCTGGTTTCTGGAAGAGTAACAACAGGAGCCAAAGAGGAGCAGGATGAGCAGTTTTCTAAGGGGGAACAATTGAGAATGAGGCAGATAAGTGGAGCAAGCAGTGGATCTGAACCTGCTGGCTACTATCCTCCTCCAACTCAGAGTCAAATGCCCATGGGTTCAAGTCACAACCAATCCCAGGTTGGACAAAGTGATCATGGTACACAGGGAAAGATGGTGTTCAAAGAATCTTCTGCAAAACCATCTCTGAATCCTTTAACTGTTTCTGACACCAAGACAACCAAGACAACTGAAACCCGGACACCACCATcatctccctctgctcctcaaTCTGCTGAGCCTGGTCCAAACATACATTCTCATACGCCTGTTTCCTCTACTCCCACAGGCCTCATTCCCTCTTCTGATCCTCAGTTTCactcaaaatgtgtttctgaaGATAGTGCCACTGATGTTAAAACCAAAAATGGCCTTAGGAAAACAAGGGAAATGAAAGGGGAAGGGATTAAAGATGAAAGTGACGGGGCGATTGAAAAGAAGGGAAGAGGCATCGATGGCGATGCAGGTAGAGCGCACACACAAGAGGAACACTTGCAACAAGATGGACAGGACAAGGAAAATACAATGGATCCGTCCTCCTCCTGTCAGAACAAAAATGGTGATATGAAGGACAGGAAAAGAtgtaaaataaaagacattGACAACTCTAATCAAAATTTTGAGGAACAGCAAAATGCTGCTGGAGTGGCTGTTATTGTGTCAAATCGGTCTGAGTTAAGTAATCCAGAAAAGGCTATGCACAGAGACAACTGCATAGAGGAAAAACATCCACAGAGCTTTCTCAGAGAGTCTAGTAGTCAAAATGGGGAGGAAGGAATGGATCTGAGTGTATACTCTTCTCAGCATGAAGTTCCCCAGAAACCTAACTTTGGGAAGTCTGTCCCTCAGAACTATCCCTCCTCAGGTCCTCAGAAACATGGTTTCCAAGAGTCAACACATAGTGTTGCCATGGGTTTAAAAAACAGAGGGAAACCTAGTCAAGGTAGTGTAATGGTATCGAATTTAAGGTATCAAGCATTCCATCAGCCACAGCCCACTTACAGCCCTGAAAACACCAAGGATGTAGGGGGTACTGTGGTTGAGAGGTcagtgaggagaggggaaggatcAGGAACAAGGGGACAGAATGATAATTCTCAACTCCAGCAGCCATTTCCAAGCCTATTGCAGGAGGTTCTACAGGGCTATCATTTAGACCGGCGCTATGGGCGATCTGAACAGGCACTTACTGCCCATCTTCAGGCTCAGAATATGACTCCGCATCATTACCAAAACAGACATCCTTATGGCATGGCTGATAGTATGAGAACCCAAACTCGAGTTGGAGAGGTCACTTCGCACCCTTCCCAAATGACCAGTCCTGGAAAGCCTCTTCAACCAAATCAGCACCAAGGGTCTGTCCCTGATTTTGTACCAGACCCTCCTAATTCCTCTGTGAGATCTGAGGTAGTAAGAACTAAGGGGTCTCACAGTGGACctgcagagaaaaataaagtgGTAACTCCTCAGCGTCAATCCACCCATATGCCACAATCTGCAGAGTCTTTGTCTGGAACTCCACCAAAGCACATCAACTTAGCTGACTACTCCTTGCCTCACAGGAAACCCCCTTCAACTCAGTCCAGCTCCTCTGCTGTGCAAGAACTCCTGTTGCAGGAAACAGAGCCGTTAGTGGGCGGTGCTGGGACCATAGCTCAAACTGAGTCACAAATGTTGTCGGCATCCCATATACCTTCATCTAAAGAGCGCCGCTCTGTTATATGGGATGTTTCTCCAAATCGCCACAGTACAccagaaagggagagggaaagtGAAAGAGAGCGGCAAAAGAACCAGATTAGCGCCTCTGTGATCCAGCAGCCATCAACAATTGACCTGGGGAACAGTAAAGAGATGCGAGATAAAAGAGAGGTTGGGATGGAGGTCGCATTTAAGGAGACCGCGGAGGTTGTACATCATAGTGGTCTTGCAGTGAAGGAAACTGGTGTTGAGCACCATAACAAGGCTCTACACCCATCTGTGGTCATGAATTCAGATCCTTATAGAAGAGGTAAGATTGATTTGACCACCACCTTGCCCTCTCGACATCTGCAACAGTCCTCTCACTATACCTGTCCCGCCaaccctctgtctccaccttcAAGACGTCAGTCATACCCCCATGGTGTGGATCTATCTACCGGACATGCCAGTGGATTTCTTGGTTATAGGTTTGGTGATGCAAGAGAGGGCAATATGATGCCGCGGAACCCCCATTTTCCCTCTCCGCATCCCTACAACTCAACCCAAACCCAACTGCAAAACCAACAATCCACaaacaaattacaaatgtatcCTCACCCCCATGCTCCTCATGATACTCACGACTTGGACGACAGATGTGATTGGCCAGGTACCATTAATAGACCTGCCAAGGATATGATGCAGTCCAGCACCTCTCCAGGTAGACATAAGCTTAGTCAGTCAGAGCAGAGACAAAGAATGCAGCCCCCAACTGACATTTTGCACAATCGTCAAACGTTGGCTAAACAGCAAGTTCCTCAACTGAGCACTTACTATGACCTGAAAATGTGGGAGTCAACACACTCTGGTAGGGAGAATGTAGGGATCTTGGACGGGGACCCTTACCAGAGAACTCGACAGCCCCTTCATACTGCCCCACAATTGGTTCCAACAACTGCACCAGTCTCCAACATGCTTGAATCAGCTACCTCTCGGGGGGTTGCAGAAGACATTGTTAAATCGCTCCATCCAAAATCCACAGTCCATTCCATTAAAACAGCTGGTGTTGGTGCTAATGTCAATTCAATGATGCCCCAGAGCCATCGACCAACTAAATCTGGGGCTTCTGGAGATACCAATCCATTAATGTTGAGGAGGAGAGTTCGATCTTTCATTTCGCCTATCCCTGCCAAGAGGCAGCATCAGGATGTATTTCAGCAAAGGAGTACCCCCAGTTCATATCACTCACCTTTGGCCCATTCTGAATCCAGCCTCCAAAATGAAGAGGACTCATCCAGTTCTGATACAACAACACTTGGTTCCCCTAATACCCCTTGTCTCACACCTGGACAAAGCACTTATTCACAATCCTCCTCACCGGTTCAGTGTAGAAAGAGTCTGCCTCCAAGAAAAGGGAGAGGTTTGAAACTGGAGGCTATTGTTCAGAAAATTACACCAAATGTGAAGAAAAGTAGCCATGCTGAGTCAAATGATTTTGATGGATTTTCACACACTGAAACATCTCAGTTCACTGACACACAGGACGAAGAGGAATGCTTACCGTATCTAGATGAAAGTCACACTTTAAGTGACATAATGCCCTACAGAGGGGTTGAAGAGACCGGACCATTACCGCCCACCCCATTCCCCTGTGATCCTCACCAGACATTACACGTTTTAAAACGTGGCACTGCGGGAGCCGTCACACGGCCTATGCAGCCGGACTTTGACTTTGGTTTAGGGGCTTCAGCGTCTAGTACCGGGGATAGGGATAAAGAGATTCCCACTGACTTTACCTTGTTAGGACCCTTACCGCCACCCCCACCACTGCCTTGTCCAGTACAGGGCTCTCCCCCACCCTCTTCATCAGCCTTGTCTGACATTCAGCATTTCACTAATACTTACCAGCAACTCGAAACTCGACGAGGTGAACAGTCTGCGGCCAACCTTCTGAGACAGAAACTCCAGGAAGCTGGGATGGGGTATGATGATTACAGTAGCAGTGACTACTATGGAACTACCCCCCCACACCACAGTCAGGCCCAAGGCCACCTGCTAAGACAGCCACATCAAACCTCTCCAAGGGTGTCTTTGTCAATGACTGGCTGTCCACAAGATTCTAAAACCTCAGACAGTTCTGTTCCTAAAGGCTATTTCCCATCAGGCAAGAAGAAGGGAAGGCCTGTTGGAAGTGTGAATAAGCAAAAACGTTCTCAAGCTGTCCAGCCACAGAATGCAAACCCCAGTGTTCTGCCTGGACCACCCACCCAATCTTCTACAACGGTTACCCCACAGGTAGCCCCAAGCCCTACTACCCCAACCTCTGTCCCATCAATCATTCTTCAGACTGAGCAGAAAAGTACCCCTCCTGAGATTCCACCTGTTTTGACCCAAGTCGTAAAATTGGATGTTGAAAGTGAGGACACTCAACCAGAGACGGAGCTGAAGTCTGTCAGCCAGAAACAAATGGGGGTGAAAGATGAGAGTGAGGGAGTTGGATCAAGAGgcaggcagaggaggaggagaagaggagtagCTGCAGCGGCAGCTATAGATGACCTGGAAGCGGCTACAAGAGCAGGAGGAAACTTAAGTAACACCAGAGTTTTTCCTGATAATAGCAAGTGTTCCTTTGCTCCATACATACATGTGGAGAGAAAAGTAGCTGAAATCGGAGCTGTATGCACAATTGTGAATGGTGAAGAGGAAAAGATGAAGGGAGAGCGTTGTGCTGTTGGAGGGAAACCAGGCAGTAGTGGGATTGAAGCTCCCTTAGGCTCTCTTTTGTCCCAACtacccaggagagagagagaaattgagaTTGGCAAAGAGAAGAGGGATCTAGAGGAAGTTGACTCTGCCCTCCAGACAGGAAAGGCAATACCTTCATCTGAGTATGTACTACCAGGCCCTGTGATTACTGAATCCAGTCATTCTGGCCGTCTTCTCTGCTGCCTGTGCCAGAAATGGGCCAATTACAAAAACCTTGGCGATCTCTATGGACCTTACTACCCTCCTGAATATGCAGCAAGGCTTCCCAAGAATCAACCTCAGATTCGACAGAGTCTTGTGACTACTGGAGCGAGTAAAAATGTGCCAAATCTAGATACCATTTCAAATGTGTTGACCACTCAAGAACCTCAGCCGCAAGATGAGCCAACTATCAAGTCCTCAACTTACAGTGATTGCATGTTTAGTCAAGTGACAAATGCAGCATCCCTTACCACTGCTGTTGACACTGCCTCTCCAGCAGGTGGAGATGAAATGCTTTATCTGGCCGACAAACTTGCTAGTACCACCGCCAGTAAGACAGCCATTCTTAATTGGGACATGCCTCCGCAGTTAAAACCGATGACTGAGCTAACAAAACAACCCGAATCTCACAGTAAACCCACCTACAGTCAGCAGGACCAACCATGCCAGCAAAAGCAGCCCGAAGACACCCAACAAAGGCCTCAGCACAGAAAGTTGACCTCTCACCCAAGATTTAAAAGGCGACATAAATCCAGCGAAGATTCCCCTAGAATGGTTCCATCTAACAGCAAAGCCTCATTGCCATTCCAGCCTCCTCCACCAACTTTGGACTCCCTTGGGCCCCTTGCACAGTTGGCCCAACTTCCTAAGATGCCCATGGACCCAGAGGAGCTGTGGCTTCATGAGGCTTGCATGGTCTGGGCCAGTGGGGTTTACTTAGTCAATGGAAGACTGTACGGTCTTCAGGAGGCTCTAGATGGTGCCAGAGACACA GTCTGCTCGTACTGTGAGATGGTTGGCTCAACCCTTGGTTGTTACAGCAAAGGCTGTACCCTGAGATATCACTACCCATGTGCCATGGATGCAG